A region from the Triticum urartu cultivar G1812 chromosome 1, Tu2.1, whole genome shotgun sequence genome encodes:
- the LOC125552440 gene encoding uncharacterized protein LOC125552440 isoform X3 produces the protein MLNFMEYWTTDVLTDQFTQEDIKHFRRKLVVILLDSELNKLKRCPIYHQPDIKENVSKSDLELLDNPPDGVKDRRPSPILSMPTDQFELLVGLCNYIMSIDDAKCLEKEWDRSSTPRPMGLSLKKLQSILNMKQSMDNDFSTLLCVFWHVTREYCSQTLQYTTWIYNFVPCCGIQHEIKSFCDKETIQKLATLFDSWHGRDNNILSCNMVSKVIDKEACHVSILDPIRTTQMTEMKILKHLVKLKSFAREFKETLEIKQPGWHSDISKCQRVFPNGIPTSIDGDLSGFYVFHFMLWWNDKDLVQPDGYELRKRFLLYLLKHHANEVKDNLPDIVREFLKRIK, from the exons ATGCTAAATTTTATGGAATATTGGACAACAGATGTATTAACAGATCAGTTCACCCAG GAGGATATCAAGCACTTTCGACGAAAATTAGTTGTCATTTTGCTCGATTCAGAACTGAATAAGCTAAAAAGATGTCCGATATACCATCAACCAGACATTAAAGAAAATGTATCGAAATCTGATCTCGAGCTCCTGGATAATCCACCGGATGGAGTCAAAGACAGACGTCCTAGCCCAATCCTCAGCATGCCCACGGATCAATTTGAATTGCTTGTCGGCCTTTGCAACTATATCATGTCCATTGATGATGCCAAGTGTTTGGA AAAAGAATGGGACCGAAGCTCGACACCCCGTCCAATGGGCTTAAGTCTCAAAAAACTTCAAAGCATACTTAACATGAAGCAGTCTATGGACAATGATTTTTCAACATTGCTGTGCGTATTCTGGCATGTGACGAGGGAGTATTGTTCACAGACCCTTCAATACACTACATGGATCTACAATTTTGT TCCATGCTGTGGGATTCAACACGAGATCAAAAGTTTTTGTGATAAGGAAACTATTCAGAAGTTGGCAACTTTGTTTGATAGCTGGCATGGGAGAGACAACAACATATTATCATGCAACATGGTAAGTAAG GTCATCGACAAAGAGGCATGTCATGTATCTATTCTGGATCCTATTCGTACAACACAAATGACGGAGATGAAAATTTTGAAGCACTTAGTGAAATTAAAAAGTTTTGCGAGGGAATTCAAAGAAACACTCGAAATAAAGCAACCAGGATGGCATTCTGATATATCAAAATGCCAACGTGTATTTCCTAATGGTATTCCAACGAGCATAGACGG GGATTTGTCAGGTTTTTATGTCTTTCATTTTATGCTCTGGTGGAACGATAAAGACCTTGTGCAACCG GATGGGTATGAGTTGAGGAAGCGGTTTTTATTATACTTGCTCAAACATCATGCGAATGAAGTTAAAGACAACTTGCCTGATATTGTGCGAGAATTTCTTAAGCGCATCAAGTAG
- the LOC125552440 gene encoding uncharacterized protein LOC125552440 isoform X1 — protein MLNFMEYWTTDVLTDQFTQEDIKHFRRKLVVILLDSELNKLKRCPIYHQPDIKENVSKSDLELLDNPPDGVKDRRPSPILSMPTDQFELLVGLCNYIMSIDDAKCLEKEWDRSSTPRPMGLSLKKLQSILNMKQSMDNDFSTLLCVFWHVTREYCSQTLQYTTWIYNFVPCCGIQHEIKSFCDKETIQKLATLFDSWHGRDNNILSCNMVSKVIDKEACHVSILDPIRTTQMTEMKILKHLVKLKSFAREFKETLEIKQPGWHSDISKCQRVFPNGIPTSIDGDLSGFYVFHFMLWWNDKDLVQPVCAMSIDGYELRKRFLLYLLKHHANEVKDNLPDIVREFLKRIK, from the exons ATGCTAAATTTTATGGAATATTGGACAACAGATGTATTAACAGATCAGTTCACCCAG GAGGATATCAAGCACTTTCGACGAAAATTAGTTGTCATTTTGCTCGATTCAGAACTGAATAAGCTAAAAAGATGTCCGATATACCATCAACCAGACATTAAAGAAAATGTATCGAAATCTGATCTCGAGCTCCTGGATAATCCACCGGATGGAGTCAAAGACAGACGTCCTAGCCCAATCCTCAGCATGCCCACGGATCAATTTGAATTGCTTGTCGGCCTTTGCAACTATATCATGTCCATTGATGATGCCAAGTGTTTGGA AAAAGAATGGGACCGAAGCTCGACACCCCGTCCAATGGGCTTAAGTCTCAAAAAACTTCAAAGCATACTTAACATGAAGCAGTCTATGGACAATGATTTTTCAACATTGCTGTGCGTATTCTGGCATGTGACGAGGGAGTATTGTTCACAGACCCTTCAATACACTACATGGATCTACAATTTTGT TCCATGCTGTGGGATTCAACACGAGATCAAAAGTTTTTGTGATAAGGAAACTATTCAGAAGTTGGCAACTTTGTTTGATAGCTGGCATGGGAGAGACAACAACATATTATCATGCAACATGGTAAGTAAG GTCATCGACAAAGAGGCATGTCATGTATCTATTCTGGATCCTATTCGTACAACACAAATGACGGAGATGAAAATTTTGAAGCACTTAGTGAAATTAAAAAGTTTTGCGAGGGAATTCAAAGAAACACTCGAAATAAAGCAACCAGGATGGCATTCTGATATATCAAAATGCCAACGTGTATTTCCTAATGGTATTCCAACGAGCATAGACGG GGATTTGTCAGGTTTTTATGTCTTTCATTTTATGCTCTGGTGGAACGATAAAGACCTTGTGCAACCGGTTTGTGCAATGAGTATT GATGGGTATGAGTTGAGGAAGCGGTTTTTATTATACTTGCTCAAACATCATGCGAATGAAGTTAAAGACAACTTGCCTGATATTGTGCGAGAATTTCTTAAGCGCATCAAGTAG
- the LOC125552440 gene encoding uncharacterized protein LOC125552440 isoform X2, whose amino-acid sequence MLNFMEYWTTDVLTDQFTQEDIKHFRRKLVVILLDSELNKLKRCPIYHQPDIKENVSKSDLELLDNPPDGVKDRRPSPILSMPTDQFELLVGLCNYIMSIDDAKCLEKEWDRSSTPRPMGLSLKKLQSILNMKQSMDNDFSTLLCVFWHVTREYCSQTLQYTTWIYNFVPCCGIQHEIKSFCDKETIQKLATLFDSWHGRDNNILSCNMVIDKEACHVSILDPIRTTQMTEMKILKHLVKLKSFAREFKETLEIKQPGWHSDISKCQRVFPNGIPTSIDGDLSGFYVFHFMLWWNDKDLVQPVCAMSIDGYELRKRFLLYLLKHHANEVKDNLPDIVREFLKRIK is encoded by the exons ATGCTAAATTTTATGGAATATTGGACAACAGATGTATTAACAGATCAGTTCACCCAG GAGGATATCAAGCACTTTCGACGAAAATTAGTTGTCATTTTGCTCGATTCAGAACTGAATAAGCTAAAAAGATGTCCGATATACCATCAACCAGACATTAAAGAAAATGTATCGAAATCTGATCTCGAGCTCCTGGATAATCCACCGGATGGAGTCAAAGACAGACGTCCTAGCCCAATCCTCAGCATGCCCACGGATCAATTTGAATTGCTTGTCGGCCTTTGCAACTATATCATGTCCATTGATGATGCCAAGTGTTTGGA AAAAGAATGGGACCGAAGCTCGACACCCCGTCCAATGGGCTTAAGTCTCAAAAAACTTCAAAGCATACTTAACATGAAGCAGTCTATGGACAATGATTTTTCAACATTGCTGTGCGTATTCTGGCATGTGACGAGGGAGTATTGTTCACAGACCCTTCAATACACTACATGGATCTACAATTTTGT TCCATGCTGTGGGATTCAACACGAGATCAAAAGTTTTTGTGATAAGGAAACTATTCAGAAGTTGGCAACTTTGTTTGATAGCTGGCATGGGAGAGACAACAACATATTATCATGCAACATG GTCATCGACAAAGAGGCATGTCATGTATCTATTCTGGATCCTATTCGTACAACACAAATGACGGAGATGAAAATTTTGAAGCACTTAGTGAAATTAAAAAGTTTTGCGAGGGAATTCAAAGAAACACTCGAAATAAAGCAACCAGGATGGCATTCTGATATATCAAAATGCCAACGTGTATTTCCTAATGGTATTCCAACGAGCATAGACGG GGATTTGTCAGGTTTTTATGTCTTTCATTTTATGCTCTGGTGGAACGATAAAGACCTTGTGCAACCGGTTTGTGCAATGAGTATT GATGGGTATGAGTTGAGGAAGCGGTTTTTATTATACTTGCTCAAACATCATGCGAATGAAGTTAAAGACAACTTGCCTGATATTGTGCGAGAATTTCTTAAGCGCATCAAGTAG